In a single window of the Pandoraea pulmonicola genome:
- a CDS encoding 2-hydroxymuconic semialdehyde dehydrogenase: MSLATPPLLRHYVDGAFVATDRQFDNVSPVDGRLVARVCEADAATVERAVAAARRALHDGPWSKTTPAERAAMLHRIADGIQARFDDFVAAEVADTGRPVEQARTLDIARGIANFRMFADLIKTAGSEVYEMRAADGGDVMNYVTRKPLGVIGIISPWNLPLLLFTWKVAPALAMGNCVVAKPSEETPSSATLLAEVMHEAGVPPGVFNLVHGFGPDSAGEFLTKHPDVAAITFTGESRTGSAIMKAVADGVKEISFELGGKNAAVVFADADFDAAVDGVVRSSFTNAGQVCLCSERVYVERPIFERFVAALAERAAALRIDAPEATGVQMGPLVSRKHRDKVLSYYRLAVEEGASVVTGGGVPVFGDARDEGAFVQPTVWTGLPDTARCVREEIFGPVCHVAPFDSEDEVIRRVNDSDYGLAGCVWTTNLSRAHRVARQFQTGLVWVNTWFLRDLRTPFGGVKLSGLGREGGRHSLDFYSEITNICIKL; this comes from the coding sequence GTGAGCCTTGCGACTCCGCCGCTGCTGCGGCACTACGTGGATGGCGCGTTCGTCGCCACCGATCGCCAGTTCGATAACGTGAGCCCTGTCGACGGCCGGCTCGTCGCCAGGGTCTGCGAGGCCGACGCCGCCACCGTCGAGCGCGCCGTCGCCGCCGCGCGTCGCGCGCTGCACGACGGGCCGTGGAGCAAGACCACCCCGGCCGAGCGCGCCGCCATGCTGCATCGCATCGCCGACGGCATCCAGGCGCGCTTCGACGACTTCGTCGCCGCCGAAGTGGCCGACACCGGTCGCCCGGTCGAACAGGCCCGCACGCTCGACATCGCGCGCGGCATTGCCAATTTCCGCATGTTCGCCGACCTCATCAAGACCGCCGGCAGCGAAGTCTATGAAATGCGCGCGGCCGACGGCGGCGACGTGATGAACTACGTCACGCGCAAGCCGCTCGGCGTGATCGGCATCATCTCGCCGTGGAACCTGCCGCTGCTGCTCTTTACGTGGAAGGTCGCCCCGGCGCTCGCCATGGGCAATTGCGTGGTGGCCAAGCCGTCGGAGGAAACGCCCTCCTCGGCCACGCTGCTCGCCGAGGTCATGCACGAAGCAGGCGTGCCGCCTGGCGTTTTCAACCTCGTGCATGGTTTCGGGCCGGACTCGGCCGGCGAATTCCTCACGAAGCACCCCGACGTGGCCGCCATCACGTTTACCGGCGAGTCGCGCACGGGCAGCGCCATCATGAAAGCCGTGGCCGACGGCGTGAAGGAAATCTCGTTCGAACTGGGCGGCAAGAACGCCGCGGTGGTCTTCGCCGATGCCGACTTCGATGCCGCCGTCGACGGCGTGGTGCGTTCGTCGTTCACCAATGCCGGTCAGGTCTGCCTGTGCTCGGAGCGCGTGTATGTCGAACGGCCGATCTTCGAGCGCTTCGTGGCCGCGCTCGCCGAGCGCGCCGCCGCCCTGCGCATCGACGCCCCCGAGGCCACCGGCGTGCAGATGGGCCCGCTCGTCTCACGCAAGCATCGCGACAAGGTGCTCTCGTACTATCGCCTGGCCGTCGAGGAAGGCGCGAGCGTCGTGACCGGCGGCGGCGTGCCTGTCTTCGGCGACGCCCGCGACGAAGGCGCGTTCGTCCAGCCCACGGTCTGGACCGGACTGCCCGACACGGCGCGCTGCGTGCGCGAGGAGATCTTCGGCCCGGTGTGCCACGTCGCGCCGTTCGACAGCGAGGACGAAGTGATCCGCCGCGTCAACGACAGCGACTATGGCCTTGCGGGCTGCGTCTGGACGACGAATCTGTCGCGCGCGCACCGCGTGGCGCGCCAGTTCCAGACCGGGCTGGTATGGGTCAACACCTGGTTCCTGCGCGACCTGCGCACACCGTTCGGCGGCGTGAAGCTCTCGGGCCTGGGCCGCGAAGGCGGACGCCACTCGCTCGACTTCTATTCCGAAATCACCAACATCTGCATCAAACTGTGA